The stretch of DNA TTAATCATTTGATATGTGCAGATAGGAGCTGTGTTGACCCTTGTGTTTGTGATTGTTATAAATCTAGCAATGGGGCTTCTGCCACATGTGGACAATTTTGCTCATATTGGAGGCTTCCTTTCAGGGTTTCTTCTGGGATTCGTGTTTTTGATCCGCCCCCAATCTGCATGGGTTAAGCAACAATACGCTCTCTCATCATCACCAAATTCTCCGCTATCCATTAAAAAACCTAAATTCAAGAAATATCAATGCTGCTTGTGGGTTCTTTCCTTGCTCCTCCTAATTGTTGGGTAAGCTCAAGTATAATATAAACATGTTTTAAGGATTTAAATGTTTAATTGAAATTTAACCAATCTTaaataaaatgtgataaaataaAAGCACAACCAATTCATTAGCTTTTTGGTTTTTGACTGACTTTTCGTAATCCGTTTTTACTTTAAATCAGATCAAACAATTGCTCAATTCTTAATTAATCTAATCGAATGACCTAGTCTAGTTAATTAATTTTCCATATatgaaatttttgtttttttttggttttattttcaTATATGAAAGGGTACTTGAGCGAGAAACATATCTTAACCTTGGTTGATGTTTTTTATCTTAAGCCAGAACCTAAAAGCATGCTAAACCTACCAACATCTCATATAAGAGAGCATTTGAAAAAAAGagatgaaaatagaaaagtttcaATCCCAAAACAAGAACTGAATGATGTCGTAGTTATCAAGTATAATAAATGCTAGCAATCAAGTATAAGGACAAAACAGCCCTCAGTGTGTTGTAGACCATATTAATTGCCTTAtaatgaaaatcaatttttgtgCATAACCGAATTGCAATCACAAATACTTGCTATTCCTTTTCAGTCTTTGTTTATGTACTGtgtatgtaaaaattaaaattgtttacTTGATAGGTTCACTTTAGGCTTAGTTACACTTCTTCGTGGTGTTAATGTAAACGATCATTGCTCCTGGTGCAAATATTTGTCTTGTCTTCCAACTTCCAGATGGCACTGCAACGACACTCGAATTAAAAAACCTGCATCTTGTACGGTACGCATTTTGGCCCaaatattcatcttttaatgTTTTCGTGAATAACATTACTCCATCTGAAACTTAGATTGATATAGGAATTAGTTTACTAATTCCCTTCAATAagtattgaaaatttaaaatttattttatgcatACATTAATTTGTTGGACAaatgacaaatttttaaatacagtTTTTATCTACGacagattaatttttaaattaaaaaatacgataagataaaaaaaatattccatCATAGGTAAAATGTTATGAACCATTCTTTAGGTGTTCTAGATCTGAACTTCGAAAATTcgatataattttatttttatttgtgtgtATTAATGTTGTTTAAATGGCATAAATGCAGGTAGAAGAGACTGGTAGCGAATTGAACATGACATGTTTAACAAATGGTATATCCAAGCCATTTTATTTGCCAGATCCAACCTATGATCGAATTACAGAATTATGTAAACAGATTTGTCAGTAGCTATTGACAAAAGGGATGGGTTGAAGTGACATGGATTTACTTTATTATATTTCAGTTCATTTATTTATGAAGTTATCCTAAGTTCAATACTTACGTAGACAATATATATAAGTCCATCACCGGCAAATAATAGTTAAGGCAATTCTTTAACAATTTTAGTGGAAAAACAAGTGTGTCACACTCATGAAATTTAAGGTTATTCAttacaataacaaaaattaactaCATTACCAATATTTTGAATATACTCCAATATGGACATAACTATTGATAACATAAaactactaataaaaaaaataacaataatataacaCTTACATATTCAGGATTATTGACACGTGGaataatatgattttttgaTAATGTAATATCACATACCATCTCCAcgttataaaaaaaaactatagattaaatataattttttcaactctaaagataaatactaaaatttgaactctcaaaataaaatcaacaatCATTACTTCTAGTGTATTTTGAGCACCATGagtttcttcttctccaaaagGTCTCAaacttcttctccttcaacaCTCTTACGTGGTGACATTATTCTTTCTATCCTTATAGCATTCTTTTTAACATTTTTCTCTACCTATTTACTCTACTATAGTGCCACTATTGCATGTGGGATGTGTCACCATTCCACTCTTTTTCCCCCTTGTGAAAAGTGAGCTTTTTCGCCTTGGAAAAAAAGCAAGCTTGGTGGTCAAGGCAAAACGGTAGTTAAGATGATAAAAAATGACTCTCTAATAGGATTCTTATTCGTAACAGTTTTGGAAAGCCAAAATCAACAACATTATTAACTGTACCAATGatagtaaatttttaatgaaggcCGCGTAAATGTTTTGGGTATGTAATAGAAATTAATTAAGAATCTAATTATGAATGTTGGAATGTTCAAGCCCAAAGTATGTCTGAACCACCAAAAACCCCAGCCTCGACCTGACTCGGCAGAAACTGCAAGACGACgcctttcctttccttctcCATGGCCGTCGTTGTGCTACGAAAAAAACCACTACTTGAGCTACTTAATTATCACTTCCAGCATCTTCCTCTATAGTTGTCAGCCGTTGGTATCCACCGTTACCAATCGGTTGTGAGACGAGATTTCTCGAAGAGGACTTGACGATACTGCTGAGATTGTCTCCTGAATGTATCTTGAAAGCCATCGCCGTTGTTGATGTCTGAAAATCTGGTAACCATGGCCACCATTACTCAAATTTAATCTTCGAACTAATTTCTTGTCGGAAATTGCTGACGATGATTTTACTCCTAACTGTagtctgtttttcttttttgtatggAGTTAAATGTAATTTACTTTAATTCTCATACTAATTCATTGAACCATTTTTTTTTGGACAACTATTTTTTTCTTCGTGTGGGTTTTGTTTCACCTATACTAAAGCCCACATCACACAAAGAACTTTTGGCTTGCAAAATTTCTAAACTGCTAATGCGATAAACAAGAGAGAGTTATTGTGCTTATTACTAACACGTTGCAACCAACTTAACATAACTCATTATTCCTCAAATTTCTTCCTTGTCACGTGTTACTGTGCCATTGACCGGTTAAACCTTGGCTACACTTAGCCACCATAAGTTATACTCACTTAATTATAGGCTATAATTGCATGTTACATTGTTACATTAGTGAGATCCACCATTTCGTTAAACATCAATTTCGTctctatatatagaaaataaaaagtgggtaataagtaataactaaCTTTATATATGTCTAACACTTCTTCCCCAATTTagatatgtaaaatataaatgttggaatatatttttatatgtaaaattCGAATTATGATGATGAACTCATTTGCAACATTAAAAACTGCATTTCACATTTTAAGATGGCTTAAATTCTCATGCTCTCATTGCAACGTGTCCATAAAAAAAGGATTCCTTCTTCTGACCGAGAAAAAAGGATGAAAAATACACAAGAAAAATCTCAAATGACTAATTTTTCTTTGCCTTTAATTCGGCACTAGTTaacttattattataaaaaaaaataatgaagttTCTTTTGGTTACTTGTGTCTATTGGTTccgttttattttattttattttattttttggtaaagtctaatttttttagcAGATGGTATTAAATCTATTGGTGACGTTATTCTTTGTCAAATAAAATGGGACTTGAGATTGTTTGGACTTTGGATCAGACATGGACTGGGACAAAAATGACTCTTTTAGGTTGGACTGAAAATTTTGGTTTGGTTATCTattgaaaacacaaaaaattgtAGATTAACCAAAGTTGATTGATTCTCATTAATTTAGCTCTTGATGTAATGTCTTGCTGAAACTTGGCTAgtcatgtctaatctttttagactgcagctttagactaacattgcatgattcctagaattctcattaagaattttgaaatccttatttttatttttccaataatttcgaaaaatccaaaaaaaatttataaaatcataaaatcaaaaatatttttatgtttcttgtttgagtctagtgtctaattttaagtttggtgtcaattgcatgtctttattcttctaattttcaaaaattacatgcattatgttcttcattgatcttcaagttgttcttgatgatttccttgctctgatctttaaattctcttgtcttgagtattttgttgtttctcatatgcattctcaatttgttagtgtcaatagtatacaaacttctaagtttggtgtcttgcatgcattgtttatttgatcttagttgcattttgattatttctcatcattaaaaattcaaaatttttttttaatttgtgtcttttcaagtcaataatacagagaattgaagattcagaacatgcaacagaggaattacacaggaaaagctgggcgttcaaaatgcctagtgaagaaggaaatttaaacgccagtcagggtacctggctgggcgtttaacgcccaaaagggtagcatttcgggcgttaaatgccagaatggataccattctgggcgtttaacgccaggatgatacaagagggaagattttgtttttaattcaaatttttttcaagttttcataattttttcaaaatcaaatctttttcaaaccatatcttttcaatcatatattttcaaaatcaatttctttccattctcaaaaatacttgcctacaattaatgatttgattcaacatttcaagtatgttgccgtttctgttaagaaaggtttaatgtttgaatcatatcctttaaatttcttgttagccaagtcattaattttaaaaatcaaatctttttaaattgtttctcaatcatatcttttcaatcatatctttttaaaactataactcttcaatcatatcttcttaatcacatctttttctaaataattttcaatctttttgatttctaatttccaaatctttttcaaaaatcactttatttctttcccaactttaattttcgaaaataattcttcaattttttaaaatttcttcaaaatattttaatttattttcgaaaattctttccctcttctcacatccttctatttaaggactaacactcctctactatccacaattcgaactctatctctcttgataagttcgaattcttattattctacctcctccttctattcttcatttcctctgacatctcaaggaatctctatactgtgacatagaggattccatattttcttgttctcttctctttcatatgagcaggagcaaagacaaaagcattcttgttgagacTGACCGGCaagaacaaggataaaggcattcttgttaaAGCTGATCCTGATcctgaaaggaccttaaagaagaagctaagagcagctaaagcacaatactctgaagaggacctaactgaaattttcgaaaaggagAAGGACAAGGTTAttcaaacccaacaacaacaatggaaggaaggtgcttggtgactttactgcaccaacttccgacttctatgggagaagcatctctatccctgccattggagtaaacaactttgagcttaagcctcaattagtttctctaatgcaacagaattgcaagttccatggacttccattggaagatcctcatcagtttttagctgaattcttgcaaatctatgacactgtcaagaccaatggggttgaccctgaggtctacagacttatgctattcccttttgctctaagagacagagctaggatatggttggactcacaacctaaggaaagcctgaactcttgggaaaagctggtcAGTATTTTTctggccaaattctttccacctcaaaagatgagaaaGCTTagaattgaaatggttgcaaataaccaattcatgtacacttctgaaaggaatcctgtgaacaatgggacgaatcagaagaaaggagttcttgagattgatactctgaatgccatattggctcagaacaaaatattgactcagcaagtcaatatgatttctcaaagtctgtctggaatgcaagctgcaccaggcagtactaaggacgcttcatctgaaaaagaagcttatgatcttgagaacccatCAAatgaagaggtgaattacatgggagaaccctatggaaacacctattatcctttatggagaaatcatccaaatctctcatggaaggatcaacagagacctcaacaaggtttcaacaataataatgatggaagaaataggtttagcaatggcaagccttttccatcatcttcttagcaacagacagagaattctaagcagagccactctgacttagcaaccacggtctctgatctaatcaaaaccactcaaagtttcatgactgaaacaaggtcttccatcagaaatttggaggcacaagtgggtcagctgagtaagaaagttactgaactccctcctagtactcttccaagcaatacagaagagaatcccaaaggagagtgtaaggccatcaacatggccgaatttggagaggaggaagaggcagtgatcgccactgagaaagacctcaatggacgtccactggcctccaataagttccctaatgaggaaccatgggaatttgaggctcacactgagatcatagagattccatcggatttacttctgccattcatgagctctgatgagtattcttcctctgaagaggacgaagatgtcactgaagagcaagttgctaagtaccttggagcaatcatgaagctaaatgacaagttatttatggacttgtagaggatgttctggtaaagattgaagaccattacatccctgctgatttcatagtcctagagactgaaaagtgcatggatgaatccatcatccttggcagacccttcctagccacagcaaaggatgtgattgatgttgacagaggagaattgatcattcaagtgaatgaagaatcctttgtgtttaaggctcaaggatatctccctgtaaccatggagaggaagcatgaagagcttctctcaaaacagagtcaaacaaagcccccacagtcaaactctatgtttggtgttgggaggccacaaccaaattctaagtttggtgttgaacccccacattcaaactctaagtttggtgttgggaggttccaacattactctgaacatctgtgaggctccatgagagcccactatcaagctactgacattaaagaagcgcttgttgggaggcaacccaatgttatatttatctatt from Arachis duranensis cultivar V14167 chromosome 4, aradu.V14167.gnm2.J7QH, whole genome shotgun sequence encodes:
- the LOC107484692 gene encoding RHOMBOID-like protein 1, producing the protein MLSELITNWSIYDKKIGAVLTLVFVIVINLAMGLLPHVDNFAHIGGFLSGFLLGFVFLIRPQSAWVKQQYALSSSPNSPLSIKKPKFKKYQCCLWVLSLLLLIVGFTLGLVTLLRGVNVNDHCSWCKYLSCLPTSRWHCNDTRIKKPASCTVEETGSELNMTCLTNGISKPFYLPDPTYDRITELCKQICQ